From the genome of Candidatus Hydrogenedens sp., one region includes:
- a CDS encoding phospholipase D-like domain-containing protein: MKAIFYQLLIEHFFTIIGFLFAVFLILKIISEHRRPGGAISWVIAIIFAPYIGVPLYFILGSRKIAKKINRKEPLYSTSTAKPEQPIKNPIERILLSSGMPPIRRIHSVSFSFDGIEAYNKLIEIIKEAKEYIYCTTFILGKDKTGLSIINTLAEKGKQGVRVHLLLDSLGCLTITKKILEPLIQAGGEVAFFLPVLPLRRKWSANLRNHRKIVIVDGNIAMVGGMNLSDNFMGPTPSSNRFLDNAVFLQGEALYDIEQVFRSDWYFTTEKELPEPKISLFTSETKPLPSLVQVVASGPDVPEDTLHDAILTACMEARERIWIVTPYFVPDDPILKLLNLQARAGVDVSVILPKHSNHRLADFARGPALRELINSGAHIWFYEKGMVHSKLLIFDRFLAVTGSPNLDIRSMYLNFEIALFHYSPNEIDAIAGWIYQLMNNSRFIAELPANFLQAHLENLSLLIAPLI; the protein is encoded by the coding sequence ATGAAGGCTATTTTTTATCAACTACTAATTGAACATTTTTTTACAATAATCGGTTTTTTATTTGCCGTTTTCCTCATTCTCAAAATCATCAGTGAACATCGCCGACCCGGAGGCGCTATATCCTGGGTCATCGCTATTATTTTTGCCCCTTATATCGGCGTTCCTCTTTATTTCATACTCGGAAGCAGAAAAATAGCAAAAAAGATAAACAGGAAAGAACCCCTTTACTCTACAAGCACAGCAAAACCTGAACAACCTATAAAAAATCCCATTGAACGCATCCTTTTATCCTCAGGTATGCCACCCATACGCCGTATCCATTCAGTCTCCTTCTCATTCGATGGTATTGAAGCCTATAACAAACTAATTGAAATCATAAAAGAAGCCAAAGAATACATCTACTGCACTACTTTCATTTTAGGGAAAGATAAAACGGGATTAAGTATCATAAACACATTAGCGGAAAAAGGAAAACAAGGCGTTCGTGTCCATTTGCTATTAGACAGTCTCGGTTGTCTAACCATTACAAAAAAAATACTGGAACCACTTATACAAGCCGGAGGCGAAGTAGCTTTCTTCCTACCTGTTCTCCCCTTACGCAGGAAATGGTCAGCAAACCTTCGCAATCACAGAAAAATTGTCATCGTAGATGGAAATATAGCCATGGTAGGAGGGATGAATCTCTCCGACAATTTTATGGGACCTACTCCCTCATCCAATCGCTTTTTAGACAATGCCGTTTTCCTACAGGGAGAAGCCCTATACGACATAGAGCAGGTATTCCGTAGTGATTGGTATTTCACCACAGAAAAAGAGCTGCCTGAACCCAAAATTTCCTTATTCACATCAGAAACGAAACCTCTCCCCAGTCTTGTCCAGGTAGTAGCCAGCGGTCCCGATGTCCCTGAAGACACACTACACGACGCTATACTAACCGCTTGCATGGAAGCCCGAGAACGCATCTGGATTGTAACACCTTACTTCGTGCCTGACGACCCTATCCTGAAACTACTTAATCTCCAGGCACGCGCAGGTGTAGATGTCTCTGTCATCCTACCCAAACATTCAAACCACAGATTGGCTGATTTCGCACGCGGTCCCGCCCTACGCGAACTAATAAATAGCGGAGCACATATCTGGTTTTACGAAAAAGGAATGGTTCACTCCAAACTTCTCATATTCGACCGTTTCCTTGCCGTAACAGGCTCGCCCAACCTCGACATACGCAGCATGTACCTAAACTTCGAAATTGCCCTATTCCACTATTCCCCCAACGAAATTGATGCCATTGCCGGCTGGATATACCAACTCATGAACAACTCCCGATTCATCGCCGAGCTCCCCGCCAATTTCTTACAAGCCCACCTCGAAAACTTAAGCCTCCTCATCGCCCCCCTCATTTAA